In Anopheles gambiae chromosome 2, idAnoGambNW_F1_1, whole genome shotgun sequence, a single window of DNA contains:
- the LOC5667719 gene encoding uncharacterized protein LOC5667719 isoform X2, translated as MCTVLLGGVVFGNHFYLYANELKNSTIVLSVRDDHDANICANCILSIEAFFKYKAQCVQNDRLLRKKRVSFFAELGLAADSGDGIVGANDLSYQSTAAAAAPELSSKRRRLSRNGDGGELGNEEDEEEDDELSTERKRHRTGGLPDDDDDDSSGSIKKPYNGDAHGEGAGKVENDGEEADLGPYQIKQEAIDPDRDGEEENRNQQQQHLEDEDDDEEEYFNPNQFLAQETQIDEEDEIGEDADNDVSSDGDGQQFVVANGAESGDGGGAGGLATGQHQPPQLFERGWKTTEFSPQPGSSGLKTLKITDYSNVTGKRGRPQRFVTEMLSMAAAAAAAASGGGGGSSGGVGNTFLPYHPGDAMYQQWQRLKGLANARLQADGRVPLALANPPHGRTTTRVLGGVIEPTKKVQKFLDDGLRELIYNAGAPNPHFARDGGSTDFKVVKARFNSYNIIFDDNRFLRRNKSVSGLPKWYWACSVTGCPVKICSYAGRLFRTNELSHTHPPTEPDADSKYETIQPDPVEAEQLQRQLLHQQQQQHAMQQQRLVRQQQQQQLLRQRQVELAQRRVAAAAALMAAAAANSSRNDSTELERSMHGLDSSNSNSSSSHNNNGSMAEQNDPRRNYELRMADDGSELLLYAGHTHGLIMTRKDGVRVYRCTSIVGGEEQASGEAGRPCTDTVFLHSNGCIAKVCKEENVDYGMEFPVDGGAADRYRTAGGSVAEGGEEDKRRRPQKIIVYEGYRYKYCHARPEGSFYWRCVLRHDKDCLASIQTKRNLEFLNVNDQPHNHEPPDPSEPHENAMLCEIRLPAKGEATEGSTDFKLVKSGQKREFLIYKGYRYYFQYESKNGRRSYRCTMFKNCPAGAFLLPNSTIQEAKNFIHTHPPVEDMDKYITKDSLITSPIKLPDGGTEGGKRGIESGGHGDTAAIEPLSKDPEVARRNGYRIIKNYKNKEIMIYLGWRYFEDYKKKSGGQVWRCSSHRLCRGSVHLFPDGSINFAKLVDHNHSPPKKIISHSSIDGGEYTKAMLDVSSSLDYTLGNGADGTGDSMLLTGGGTYHRYITHQGHRFRFATRKREGTIYWRCAMRLETKCPVSFHTKEDTYELVSTRNHEHNHPIPTVWPEVAGGQIDDELPQVRMPAEQVGTTDFILTKNSKGRDLVLYRSGRFYLDYSRKDGRIVFRCSAVSGCRATVLLLPNKTLQVPEDFSHNHPTADGWEAGEAPSLDAKSVGQLMTEPIELKSDDEEEEGATPTDLIADRGARVSGGAGPESMLPKIILYDGFQFRFISRHPTEQSAFFRCFNFDAKKNQCHASLYTDLNGVVIQSNQQPHNHDQSDYLMGPDKYHPRSLQHRPDQSALLITAPPTGDELRGTRDYKIVKNWKNRDVLVFQNCRYFLHYVRKDGRKVWRCSAIRSCHAAVYLNADGTVDQFRGQHVHEIRPEGEPRRRRRRKKSELVPFSYGVGVGPGVGASIFANGMLANAAELMARGMNGASMLNGGAIGGITPHGGALVANGSMNGGHNGTNEWIDYSDYAMQMSGSPNDTASSAAARGNEETHSLWDQHHPEAGAGGGGRGTNGGEGFDLSYHSVFGSQENFNTYAVHALAQHHLQQQQQQQRSAASLQQQIQHHQQLLLNGAGGQLQLHRRHNGAPQPPDSSDAEECELSGDASGDEIPLIDITPEVKIEGDDEQ; from the exons atgtgCACTGTTTTACTCGGTGGCGTGGTGTTTGGTAACCATTTTTATCTCTATGCAAACGAATTGAAAAATTCCACAATTGTG CTAAGCGTACGCGATGATCATGATGCAAACATATGCGCCAACTGCATCCTCAGCATTGAGGCCTTCTTCAAGTACAAAGCCCAGTGCGTGCAGAACGATCGCTTGCTGCGCAAGAAGCGGGTCAGTTTCTTCGCTGAGCTCGGGCTGGCGGCCGATTCAGGTGACGGGATCGTCGGGGCGAACGATCTTTCGTACCAgtcgacggcggcggcggcggcaccggAGCTGTCTAGCAAGCGGCGCCGATTGTCACGCAATGGAGACGGCGGAGAGCTAGGCAatgaggaggacgaggaggaggacgacgagcTATCGACGGAACGTAAACGACACCGAACCGGGGGCCTTccggatgacgatgatgatgacagcAGTGGGAGTATAAAGAAGCCCTACAATGGTGACGCTCACGGGGAAGGTGCGGGAAAGGTGGAGAACGATGGTGAGGAAGCTGACCTGGGACCGTATCAAATTAAGCAGGAAGCTATCGATCCGGACCGAGACGGGGAGGAGGAAAACcgcaatcagcagcagcagcatctcgaGGATGAAGACGACGATGAGGAAGAGTACTTCAATCCGAACCAATTCCTTGCCCAGGAGACACAAATCGACGAAGAGGACGAGATCGGCGAGGATGCAGACAATGACGTCAGTTCCGATGGCGATGGGCAGCAGTTTGTCGTTGCGAATGGTGCCGagagtggtgatggtggcggtgCTGGTGGGTTGGCGACTGGACAACACCAGCCGCCCCAGCTGTTCGAGCGTGGCTGGAAGACGACGGAATTCTCCCCGCAGCCCGGTTCGTCCGGACTGAAAACGCTCAAAATAACCGACTACTCCAATGTTACGGGGAAGCGCGGACGTCCGCAGCGGTTCGTTACGGAGATGCTATCgatggcggcggcagcggcagcggccgcgtccggtggaggtggtggtagtagtggtggtgttggtaaCACCTTTTTGCCGTACCATCCCGGAGACGCAATGTACCAGCAGTGGCAACGGCTGAAAGGGTTGGCCAATGCGCGACTGCAGGCCGACGGACGGGTGCCACTGGCGCTCGCAAACCCTCCGCATGGCCGCACGACAACGCGCGTTCTCGGCGGTGTGATCGAACCCACGAAAAAGGTGCAAAAGTTTCTGGACGATGGACTGCGGGAGTTGATCTACAATGCCGGTGCGCCGAACCCGCACTTCGCTCGG gACGGAGGCTCGACGGATTTCAAGGTCGTGAAGGCACGCTTCAACTCGTACAACATCATCTTCGACGACAATCGGTTCCTGCGGCGCAACAAATCCGTCAGCGGGCTGCCCAAGTGGTACTGGGCGTGCAGCGTTACCGGCTGTCCGGTAAAGATATGCAGCTACGCCGGGCGACTGTTCCGCACGAACGAGCTGTCCCATACGCACCCGCCGACGGAACCGGACGCGGACAGCAAGTACGAAACGATACAGCCCGACCCGGTCGAGGCGGAACAGTTGCAGCGCCAGCTGctgcatcagcaacagcagcagcacgcaatgcagcagcaacggctcgtgcgccagcagcagcagcagcaactcctGCGCCAACGTCAGGTGGAGCTTGCGCAGCGCCGTGttgcggcagcggcagcgctgatggcggcggcggcagccaACTCGTCCCGCAACGATTCCACCGAGCTGGAGCGCTCGATGCACGGGCTGGAtagcagcaatagcaacagcagcagcagccacaacaacaacggcagcaTGGCCGAACAGAACGATCCGCGCAGAAACTACGAGCTGCGAATGGCGGACGATGGTTCGGAGCTGCTGTTGTACGCTGGACACACCCACGGACTGATTATGACGCGCAAGGATGGCGTGCGGGTGTACCGGTGCACGAGCATTGTCGGTGGCGAGGAGCAGGCGTCGGGCGAGGCAGGCCGTCCGTGTACGGATACCGTGTTCCTGCATTCGAACGGCTGCATCGCCAAGGTGTGCAAGGAGGAAAACGTGGACTACGGCATGGAGTTCCCGGTGGACGGGGGCGCTGCTGATCGGTACAGGACGGCGGGCGGAAGTGTAGCGGAAGGCGGCGAGGAGGACAAGCGTCGCCGGCCGCAGAAGATTATCGTGTACGAGGGCTACCGGTACAAGTACTGCCATGCACGGCCCGAGGGCAGCTTCTACTGGCGCTGCGTGCTGCGCCACGATAAGGACTGTCTGGCGTCGATACAGACCAAGCGCAACCTCGAGTTTCTGAACGTGAACGATCAACCGCACAACCACGAGCCGCCGGATCCGTCCGAACCGCACGAGAACGCGATGCTGTGCGAGATTCGACTGCCGGCCAAGGGTGAAGCGACGGAAGGGTCGACCGATTTCAAGCTGGTCAAGAGTGGCCAGAAGCGAGAGTTCCTCATCTACAAGGGCTATCGGTATTACTTCCAGTACGAGTCGAAGAACGGGCGACGGTCGTACCGGTGCACGATGTTTAAAAACTGTCCCGCCGGAGCGTTTCTGCTGCCGAACAGTACGATCCAGGAGGCGAAGAACTTTATCCACACGCACCCACCGGTGGAGGATATGGACAAGTACATCACCAAGGACAGCTTGATAACGAGCCCGATCAAGCTGCCGGACGGTGGGACCGAGGGTGGAAAGCGGGGCATTGAGTCAGGAGGTCACGGTGACACGGCCGCAATAGAGCCGTTGAGCAAAGACCCGGAGGTAGCGCGGCGAAACGGGTACCGCATCATCAAGAACTATAAGAACAAGGAGATCATGATCTACCTCGGGTGGCGTTACTTCGAGGACTACAAAAAGAAGAGCGGCGGCCAGGTGTGGCGCTGCTCGTCGCATCGTTTGTGCCGCGGCTCGGTGCACCTCTTCCCGGACGGGTCAATCAATTTTGCCAAGCTGGTCGATCACAACCACTCGCCACCGAAGAAGATCATCAGCCACTCGTCGATCGATGGGGGCGAGTACACGAAAGCCATGCTTGATGTGTCCTCCTCCCTCGACTATACGCTTGGGAACGGGGCCGACGGGACGGGCGATTCGATGCTGCTGACCGGTGGTGGAACGTACCACCGTTACATCACGCACCAGGGCCATCGGTTCCGGTTCGCGACTCGCAAACGCGAAGGCACCATCTATTGGCGGTGTGCGATGCGCCTCGAAACCAAGTGCCCGGTGTCGTTCCACACGAAGGAGGACACGTACGAGCTGGTCAGTACGCGGAACCACGAGCACAACCATCCCATACCGACCGTGTGGCCGGAGGTGGCCGGCGGACAGATTGACGACGAGctgccccaggtccggatgcCCGCCGAGCAAGTGGGCACGACGGATTTCATCCTGACCAAGAACTCCAAGGGCCGTGATCTGGTGCTTTACCGCAGCGGGCGCTTCTATTTGGACTACTCGCGAAAGGATGGCCGGATTGTGTTTCGCTGTTCGGCCGTGTCCGGATGCCGGGCgactgtgctgctgctgcccaacAAGACGCTACAGGTGCCGGAAGACTTTAGCCACAATCATCCCACCGCGGACGGTTGGGAGGCGGGAGAAGCGCCATCGCTAGACGCCAAATCGGTCGGACAGTTAATGACGGAACCGATCGAGCTAAAGTCCGACGATGAGGAGGAAGAAGGCGCAACGCCCACCGATCTGATCGCAGACCGGGGGGCGAGAGTGTCGGGCGGCGCCGGACCGGAATCGATGCTGCCCAAAATCATCCTTTACGATGGGTTTCAATTCCGCTTCATATCGCGCCATCCCACGGAGCAAAGTGCGTTCTTCCGATGCTTTAACTTTGATGCAAAGAAAAACCAGTGCCACGCCTCGCTCTACACCGACCTGAACGGCGTCGTGATCCAATCTAATCAGCAGCCGCACAATCACGACCAGAGCGACTACCTAATGGGGCCGGATAAATACCATCCCCGTTCGCTACAGCATCGGCCCGATCAGTCAGCCTTATTAATAACTGCACCGCCTACTGGGGACGAGCTGCGTGGAACACGTGATTACAAGATCgtaaaaaattggaaaaatcgTGACGTGCTCGTGTTTCAAAACTGCCGCTACTTCCTGCACTACGTCCGCAAGGATGGGCGCAAGGTGTGGCGCTGTTCCGCGATCCGTAGCTGCCATGCGGCCGTCTATCTAAACGCCGACGGGACGGTCGATCAGTTCCGCGGGCAGCATGTGCACGAGATACGGCCGGAAGGGGAGCCGCGACGGCGCCGTCGCAGGAAAAAGTCCGAACTGGTGCCGTTTTCGTACGGTGTCGGTGTCGGGCCCGGCGTCGGCGCCAGTATCTTCGCCAACGGGATGCTTGCCAATGCTGCCGAGCTGATGGCGCGCGGTATGAATGGTGCGTCGATGCTAAATGGCGGTGCGATCGGTGGCATCACCCCACACGGCGGTGCCCTTGTCGCAAACGGATCGATGAACGGTGGCCACAATGGGACGAACGAGTGGATCGATTACAGTGACTACGCTATGCAGATGAGCGGTTCGCCGAATGACACAGCCAGCAGTGCAGCAGCGCGTGGCAATGAAGAAACCCATTCCCTCTGGGATCAGCACCATCCTGaggctggtgctggtggtggtgggcgtGGTACAAATGGAGGGGAAGGATTTGATCTTAGCTACCATTCGGTGTTTGGCAGCCAGGAAAACTTCAACACGTACGCCGTCCATGCGCTCGCCCAGCAtcacctgcagcagcagcagcagcagcagcgatcgGCCGCCAGCTTGCAGCAGCAAAtacagcaccatcagcagctgcTGTTGAATGGTGCCGGTGGACAGTTGCAGTTGCATCGACGGCACAATGGCGCACCACAGCCGCCGGACAGCAGCGATGCAGAAGAGTGCGAACTGTCCGGCGATGCCAGCGGTGACGAAATTCCCCTGATCGACATCACGCCAGAGGTAAAGATAGAGGGGGACGACGAGCAATGA
- the LOC5667719 gene encoding uncharacterized protein LOC5667719 isoform X1: MYESDPQAEQRDGQFCRLCFNKAVDLCPLFPAPNIPNKALLHKIFDCTTITLSVRDDHDANICANCILSIEAFFKYKAQCVQNDRLLRKKRVSFFAELGLAADSGDGIVGANDLSYQSTAAAAAPELSSKRRRLSRNGDGGELGNEEDEEEDDELSTERKRHRTGGLPDDDDDDSSGSIKKPYNGDAHGEGAGKVENDGEEADLGPYQIKQEAIDPDRDGEEENRNQQQQHLEDEDDDEEEYFNPNQFLAQETQIDEEDEIGEDADNDVSSDGDGQQFVVANGAESGDGGGAGGLATGQHQPPQLFERGWKTTEFSPQPGSSGLKTLKITDYSNVTGKRGRPQRFVTEMLSMAAAAAAAASGGGGGSSGGVGNTFLPYHPGDAMYQQWQRLKGLANARLQADGRVPLALANPPHGRTTTRVLGGVIEPTKKVQKFLDDGLRELIYNAGAPNPHFARDGGSTDFKVVKARFNSYNIIFDDNRFLRRNKSVSGLPKWYWACSVTGCPVKICSYAGRLFRTNELSHTHPPTEPDADSKYETIQPDPVEAEQLQRQLLHQQQQQHAMQQQRLVRQQQQQQLLRQRQVELAQRRVAAAAALMAAAAANSSRNDSTELERSMHGLDSSNSNSSSSHNNNGSMAEQNDPRRNYELRMADDGSELLLYAGHTHGLIMTRKDGVRVYRCTSIVGGEEQASGEAGRPCTDTVFLHSNGCIAKVCKEENVDYGMEFPVDGGAADRYRTAGGSVAEGGEEDKRRRPQKIIVYEGYRYKYCHARPEGSFYWRCVLRHDKDCLASIQTKRNLEFLNVNDQPHNHEPPDPSEPHENAMLCEIRLPAKGEATEGSTDFKLVKSGQKREFLIYKGYRYYFQYESKNGRRSYRCTMFKNCPAGAFLLPNSTIQEAKNFIHTHPPVEDMDKYITKDSLITSPIKLPDGGTEGGKRGIESGGHGDTAAIEPLSKDPEVARRNGYRIIKNYKNKEIMIYLGWRYFEDYKKKSGGQVWRCSSHRLCRGSVHLFPDGSINFAKLVDHNHSPPKKIISHSSIDGGEYTKAMLDVSSSLDYTLGNGADGTGDSMLLTGGGTYHRYITHQGHRFRFATRKREGTIYWRCAMRLETKCPVSFHTKEDTYELVSTRNHEHNHPIPTVWPEVAGGQIDDELPQVRMPAEQVGTTDFILTKNSKGRDLVLYRSGRFYLDYSRKDGRIVFRCSAVSGCRATVLLLPNKTLQVPEDFSHNHPTADGWEAGEAPSLDAKSVGQLMTEPIELKSDDEEEEGATPTDLIADRGARVSGGAGPESMLPKIILYDGFQFRFISRHPTEQSAFFRCFNFDAKKNQCHASLYTDLNGVVIQSNQQPHNHDQSDYLMGPDKYHPRSLQHRPDQSALLITAPPTGDELRGTRDYKIVKNWKNRDVLVFQNCRYFLHYVRKDGRKVWRCSAIRSCHAAVYLNADGTVDQFRGQHVHEIRPEGEPRRRRRRKKSELVPFSYGVGVGPGVGASIFANGMLANAAELMARGMNGASMLNGGAIGGITPHGGALVANGSMNGGHNGTNEWIDYSDYAMQMSGSPNDTASSAAARGNEETHSLWDQHHPEAGAGGGGRGTNGGEGFDLSYHSVFGSQENFNTYAVHALAQHHLQQQQQQQRSAASLQQQIQHHQQLLLNGAGGQLQLHRRHNGAPQPPDSSDAEECELSGDASGDEIPLIDITPEVKIEGDDEQ, translated from the exons CTAAGCGTACGCGATGATCATGATGCAAACATATGCGCCAACTGCATCCTCAGCATTGAGGCCTTCTTCAAGTACAAAGCCCAGTGCGTGCAGAACGATCGCTTGCTGCGCAAGAAGCGGGTCAGTTTCTTCGCTGAGCTCGGGCTGGCGGCCGATTCAGGTGACGGGATCGTCGGGGCGAACGATCTTTCGTACCAgtcgacggcggcggcggcggcaccggAGCTGTCTAGCAAGCGGCGCCGATTGTCACGCAATGGAGACGGCGGAGAGCTAGGCAatgaggaggacgaggaggaggacgacgagcTATCGACGGAACGTAAACGACACCGAACCGGGGGCCTTccggatgacgatgatgatgacagcAGTGGGAGTATAAAGAAGCCCTACAATGGTGACGCTCACGGGGAAGGTGCGGGAAAGGTGGAGAACGATGGTGAGGAAGCTGACCTGGGACCGTATCAAATTAAGCAGGAAGCTATCGATCCGGACCGAGACGGGGAGGAGGAAAACcgcaatcagcagcagcagcatctcgaGGATGAAGACGACGATGAGGAAGAGTACTTCAATCCGAACCAATTCCTTGCCCAGGAGACACAAATCGACGAAGAGGACGAGATCGGCGAGGATGCAGACAATGACGTCAGTTCCGATGGCGATGGGCAGCAGTTTGTCGTTGCGAATGGTGCCGagagtggtgatggtggcggtgCTGGTGGGTTGGCGACTGGACAACACCAGCCGCCCCAGCTGTTCGAGCGTGGCTGGAAGACGACGGAATTCTCCCCGCAGCCCGGTTCGTCCGGACTGAAAACGCTCAAAATAACCGACTACTCCAATGTTACGGGGAAGCGCGGACGTCCGCAGCGGTTCGTTACGGAGATGCTATCgatggcggcggcagcggcagcggccgcgtccggtggaggtggtggtagtagtggtggtgttggtaaCACCTTTTTGCCGTACCATCCCGGAGACGCAATGTACCAGCAGTGGCAACGGCTGAAAGGGTTGGCCAATGCGCGACTGCAGGCCGACGGACGGGTGCCACTGGCGCTCGCAAACCCTCCGCATGGCCGCACGACAACGCGCGTTCTCGGCGGTGTGATCGAACCCACGAAAAAGGTGCAAAAGTTTCTGGACGATGGACTGCGGGAGTTGATCTACAATGCCGGTGCGCCGAACCCGCACTTCGCTCGG gACGGAGGCTCGACGGATTTCAAGGTCGTGAAGGCACGCTTCAACTCGTACAACATCATCTTCGACGACAATCGGTTCCTGCGGCGCAACAAATCCGTCAGCGGGCTGCCCAAGTGGTACTGGGCGTGCAGCGTTACCGGCTGTCCGGTAAAGATATGCAGCTACGCCGGGCGACTGTTCCGCACGAACGAGCTGTCCCATACGCACCCGCCGACGGAACCGGACGCGGACAGCAAGTACGAAACGATACAGCCCGACCCGGTCGAGGCGGAACAGTTGCAGCGCCAGCTGctgcatcagcaacagcagcagcacgcaatgcagcagcaacggctcgtgcgccagcagcagcagcagcaactcctGCGCCAACGTCAGGTGGAGCTTGCGCAGCGCCGTGttgcggcagcggcagcgctgatggcggcggcggcagccaACTCGTCCCGCAACGATTCCACCGAGCTGGAGCGCTCGATGCACGGGCTGGAtagcagcaatagcaacagcagcagcagccacaacaacaacggcagcaTGGCCGAACAGAACGATCCGCGCAGAAACTACGAGCTGCGAATGGCGGACGATGGTTCGGAGCTGCTGTTGTACGCTGGACACACCCACGGACTGATTATGACGCGCAAGGATGGCGTGCGGGTGTACCGGTGCACGAGCATTGTCGGTGGCGAGGAGCAGGCGTCGGGCGAGGCAGGCCGTCCGTGTACGGATACCGTGTTCCTGCATTCGAACGGCTGCATCGCCAAGGTGTGCAAGGAGGAAAACGTGGACTACGGCATGGAGTTCCCGGTGGACGGGGGCGCTGCTGATCGGTACAGGACGGCGGGCGGAAGTGTAGCGGAAGGCGGCGAGGAGGACAAGCGTCGCCGGCCGCAGAAGATTATCGTGTACGAGGGCTACCGGTACAAGTACTGCCATGCACGGCCCGAGGGCAGCTTCTACTGGCGCTGCGTGCTGCGCCACGATAAGGACTGTCTGGCGTCGATACAGACCAAGCGCAACCTCGAGTTTCTGAACGTGAACGATCAACCGCACAACCACGAGCCGCCGGATCCGTCCGAACCGCACGAGAACGCGATGCTGTGCGAGATTCGACTGCCGGCCAAGGGTGAAGCGACGGAAGGGTCGACCGATTTCAAGCTGGTCAAGAGTGGCCAGAAGCGAGAGTTCCTCATCTACAAGGGCTATCGGTATTACTTCCAGTACGAGTCGAAGAACGGGCGACGGTCGTACCGGTGCACGATGTTTAAAAACTGTCCCGCCGGAGCGTTTCTGCTGCCGAACAGTACGATCCAGGAGGCGAAGAACTTTATCCACACGCACCCACCGGTGGAGGATATGGACAAGTACATCACCAAGGACAGCTTGATAACGAGCCCGATCAAGCTGCCGGACGGTGGGACCGAGGGTGGAAAGCGGGGCATTGAGTCAGGAGGTCACGGTGACACGGCCGCAATAGAGCCGTTGAGCAAAGACCCGGAGGTAGCGCGGCGAAACGGGTACCGCATCATCAAGAACTATAAGAACAAGGAGATCATGATCTACCTCGGGTGGCGTTACTTCGAGGACTACAAAAAGAAGAGCGGCGGCCAGGTGTGGCGCTGCTCGTCGCATCGTTTGTGCCGCGGCTCGGTGCACCTCTTCCCGGACGGGTCAATCAATTTTGCCAAGCTGGTCGATCACAACCACTCGCCACCGAAGAAGATCATCAGCCACTCGTCGATCGATGGGGGCGAGTACACGAAAGCCATGCTTGATGTGTCCTCCTCCCTCGACTATACGCTTGGGAACGGGGCCGACGGGACGGGCGATTCGATGCTGCTGACCGGTGGTGGAACGTACCACCGTTACATCACGCACCAGGGCCATCGGTTCCGGTTCGCGACTCGCAAACGCGAAGGCACCATCTATTGGCGGTGTGCGATGCGCCTCGAAACCAAGTGCCCGGTGTCGTTCCACACGAAGGAGGACACGTACGAGCTGGTCAGTACGCGGAACCACGAGCACAACCATCCCATACCGACCGTGTGGCCGGAGGTGGCCGGCGGACAGATTGACGACGAGctgccccaggtccggatgcCCGCCGAGCAAGTGGGCACGACGGATTTCATCCTGACCAAGAACTCCAAGGGCCGTGATCTGGTGCTTTACCGCAGCGGGCGCTTCTATTTGGACTACTCGCGAAAGGATGGCCGGATTGTGTTTCGCTGTTCGGCCGTGTCCGGATGCCGGGCgactgtgctgctgctgcccaacAAGACGCTACAGGTGCCGGAAGACTTTAGCCACAATCATCCCACCGCGGACGGTTGGGAGGCGGGAGAAGCGCCATCGCTAGACGCCAAATCGGTCGGACAGTTAATGACGGAACCGATCGAGCTAAAGTCCGACGATGAGGAGGAAGAAGGCGCAACGCCCACCGATCTGATCGCAGACCGGGGGGCGAGAGTGTCGGGCGGCGCCGGACCGGAATCGATGCTGCCCAAAATCATCCTTTACGATGGGTTTCAATTCCGCTTCATATCGCGCCATCCCACGGAGCAAAGTGCGTTCTTCCGATGCTTTAACTTTGATGCAAAGAAAAACCAGTGCCACGCCTCGCTCTACACCGACCTGAACGGCGTCGTGATCCAATCTAATCAGCAGCCGCACAATCACGACCAGAGCGACTACCTAATGGGGCCGGATAAATACCATCCCCGTTCGCTACAGCATCGGCCCGATCAGTCAGCCTTATTAATAACTGCACCGCCTACTGGGGACGAGCTGCGTGGAACACGTGATTACAAGATCgtaaaaaattggaaaaatcgTGACGTGCTCGTGTTTCAAAACTGCCGCTACTTCCTGCACTACGTCCGCAAGGATGGGCGCAAGGTGTGGCGCTGTTCCGCGATCCGTAGCTGCCATGCGGCCGTCTATCTAAACGCCGACGGGACGGTCGATCAGTTCCGCGGGCAGCATGTGCACGAGATACGGCCGGAAGGGGAGCCGCGACGGCGCCGTCGCAGGAAAAAGTCCGAACTGGTGCCGTTTTCGTACGGTGTCGGTGTCGGGCCCGGCGTCGGCGCCAGTATCTTCGCCAACGGGATGCTTGCCAATGCTGCCGAGCTGATGGCGCGCGGTATGAATGGTGCGTCGATGCTAAATGGCGGTGCGATCGGTGGCATCACCCCACACGGCGGTGCCCTTGTCGCAAACGGATCGATGAACGGTGGCCACAATGGGACGAACGAGTGGATCGATTACAGTGACTACGCTATGCAGATGAGCGGTTCGCCGAATGACACAGCCAGCAGTGCAGCAGCGCGTGGCAATGAAGAAACCCATTCCCTCTGGGATCAGCACCATCCTGaggctggtgctggtggtggtgggcgtGGTACAAATGGAGGGGAAGGATTTGATCTTAGCTACCATTCGGTGTTTGGCAGCCAGGAAAACTTCAACACGTACGCCGTCCATGCGCTCGCCCAGCAtcacctgcagcagcagcagcagcagcagcgatcgGCCGCCAGCTTGCAGCAGCAAAtacagcaccatcagcagctgcTGTTGAATGGTGCCGGTGGACAGTTGCAGTTGCATCGACGGCACAATGGCGCACCACAGCCGCCGGACAGCAGCGATGCAGAAGAGTGCGAACTGTCCGGCGATGCCAGCGGTGACGAAATTCCCCTGATCGACATCACGCCAGAGGTAAAGATAGAGGGGGACGACGAGCAATGA